One Argiope bruennichi chromosome 5, qqArgBrue1.1, whole genome shotgun sequence DNA segment encodes these proteins:
- the LOC129969584 gene encoding nucleoside diphosphate kinase 6-like yields MSKFLAPLQLTLAIIKPDVCRNPYTLQLIREIIMEKNFYFVGTKITQLSKVEAEKFYIEHKNKFFYNRLVTFMSSGLMSAHILAKENAIKDWRALMGPTHVFKAQYEAPDSIRAKFGLTDTRNAVHGSDSPDTARREIAFFFPEFSLEEFYKYHEEAFRNNEVIFDPERWVHRIRDTKAQKI; encoded by the exons ATGTCGAAATTTTTGGCTCCGCTTCAATTGACTTTAGCTATAATAAAACCTGATGTTTGCAGAAATCCGTATACTTtacag ttgatacGTGAAATTATTATggagaagaatttttattttgttggcaCAAAGATAACTCAGCTGAGCAAAGTTGAAGCTGAAAAGTTTTATATTgagcataaaa ataaatttttctataatcgCCTTGTTACTTTTATGTCAAg tggcCTTATGTCTGCCCATATTTTAGCAAAAGAAAATGCTATCAAAGACTGGAGGGCTTTAATGGGACCTACACATGTTTTTAA ggCTCAGTATGAAGCTCCTGATTCAATACGGGCAAAATTTGGTCTCACTGATACTAGGAATGCTGTGCATGGCTCGg ATTCACCTGATACAGCTAGAAGAGAAATTGCATTCTTCTTTCCTGAATTCTCTCTTGAAGAGTTTTACAAGTATCACGAAGAAGCTTTTAGAAATAATGAAGTAATCTTTGATCCTGAACGCTGGGTACATAGAATTAGAGATACAAAAGCACagaaaatttag